A single Bufo bufo chromosome 6, aBufBuf1.1, whole genome shotgun sequence DNA region contains:
- the PPP2R2D gene encoding serine/threonine-protein phosphatase 2A 55 kDa regulatory subunit B delta isoform → MAGVGGGNDFQWCFSQVKGAIDEDVAEADIISTVEFNFSGDLLATGDKGGRVVIFQREQESKSRPHFRGEYNVYSTFQSHEPEFDYLKSLEIEEKINKIRWLPQQNAAHCLLSTNDKTIKLWKISERDKRAEGYNLKDEDGRLRDPFRISSLRVPILRPMDLMVEASPRRIFANAHTYHINSISVNSDHETYLSADDLRINLWHLEITDRSFNIVDIKPANMEELTEVITAAEFHPHQCNVFVYSSSKGTIRLCDMRDSALCDRHSKFFEEPEDPSSRSFFSEIISSISDVKFSHSGRYMMTRDYLSVKVWDLNMESRPVETYQVHEYLRSKLCSLYENDCIFDKFECCWNGSDSAIMTGSYNNFFRMFDRNTRRDITLEASRESSKPRAILKPRKVCTGGKRKKDEINVDSLDFNKKILHTAWHPNENIITVAATNNLYIFQDKIN, encoded by the exons CTGACATTATTTCTACTGTTGAATTCAACTTTTCTGGGGACTTGTTAGCAACAGGAGACAAAGGCGGAAGAGTCGTTATATTTCAAAGGGAACAAGAG AGTAAAAGCCGTCCTCATTTTAGGGGTGAATACAATGTTTACAGCACCTTTCAGAGCCATGAACCTGAATTTGACTACTTAAAAAGTCTAGAAATTGAAGAGAAAATTAACAAAATTAGGTGGTTGCCGCAGCAAAATGCAGCCCATTGTCTCCTTTCTACCAATG ACAAGACTATAAAGTTGTGGAAAATTAGTGAACGTGATAAAAGAGCAGAAGGTTACAACCTAAAAGATGAAGATGGCAGACTACGCGATCCCTTTAGAATCAGTTCTCTACGG GTGCCAATATTGAGACCCATGGACCTAATGGTTGAAGCAAGTCCACGGAGGATATTTGCAAATGCACATACATATCATATAAACTCTATTTCAGTTAATAGTGATCATGAAACATACCTCTCTGCAGATGACCTGAGAATTAATTTATGGCATTTAGAAATTACAGATAGAAGTTTTA ACATTGTAGATATTAAGCCTGCTAACATGGAGGAACTGACAGAAGTCATCACAGCTGCTGAATTCCACCCTCACCAATGTAATGTGTTCGTCTACAGCAGTAGCAAAGGAACAATTAGACTTTGTGACATGCGGGACTCTGCACTCTGCGATAGACATTCAAAAT ttTTTGAGGAACCTGAAGACCCGAGCAGCCGATCATTTTTCTCTGAAATCATCTCTTCGATATCGGATGTCAAGTTCAGTCACAGTGGGCGCTATATGATGACAAGAGATTACTTGTCTGTCAAAGTGTGGGACCTCAACATGGAGAGCAGACCAGTAGAAACATATCAG gttCATGAATATCTTCGAAGTAAGCTTTGTTCTCTCTATGAAAATGACTGCATTTTTGACAAGTTTGAATGCTGCTGGAATGGATCTGACAG TGCGATTATGACTGGCTCTTACAACAACTTCTTCAGAATGTTTGACAGAAACACCCGCCGGGATATCACCTTGGAAGCATCTAGAGAGAGTAGCAAACCTCGTGCCATTTTAAAGCCAAGGAAAGTCTGTACCGGCGGTAAGAGGAAGAAAGACGAGATCAACGTTGACAGCCTAGATTTCAACAAAAAGATTCTACACACTGCATGGCACCCAAATGAAAATATTATCACTGttgctgccaccaataatttGTATATATTTCAGGACAAAATTAATTAa